In Drosophila gunungcola strain Sukarami unplaced genomic scaffold, Dgunungcola_SK_2 000070F, whole genome shotgun sequence, the DNA window CCCAAAagcaaaaacacttttaaaaacaaaagccctGAGGGTAGAGGTAAAGCAAAGACGCAGCTGAAATCAACGCGAGGCGCACTTTGAATTACAAATGATATTGGGTAATGCCCGGACTCACAACCCCATATAAATGCCAGAGCCATGGGCATGACCACGCCCACTCAGCAGCCCGCCGTCCGCGCCCCCTTTTTTAGCCGTAGCAATTTCGCTAATTTCGAATGCACTTGGAAATGTTTGCCCAATTTGGTTGGCCAACATTATAAAACATGACTTGACAACCATGCCGCGGGCGAACAGAACACGGGAGGGGGGGATTAAGgggcgtaactggtaacttgttagggggcgtggcagctggGACTTGTGACgtgactgtgactgtgactgCGCAGAAAGTTTTATTCATCAAGCTGATAGCGTTGCGCATTGTTTAACAACAGTCAGGAGagtacactgataaaaaatggaacagtaataataataatataagaatAATTAATCCACAATGTTGTgctttatattaaatataaaagtatttaaataacgtgaaaaatattacatttataaagggtccattttttttaatatttggatATTAAACCCAAAATGTggtatttcatatttaaaataaataaataaaaaggaattaatattaaataataaaataatgtgaaaaatatttatttggaaataatataattataataatagcatggttttaaattaagaatatattttcaGATCCATTCCGAAAATAGTCAAAcgaaatatcttaaaaatccttagtttttaaaataacttaagcCCGCATTGGATGAATATAAGCGCTATTTTTTCCAGTGTGGGGCTAAAAGGGGACGAAAGAATGAGGAGGAGGGTTTTCCAAGGGATGAGGAAAAGCTGGCGCCTAAAAGGATGAAGCGACAACAATTCTTATGATAAAACGTATACactgaaaaataaagtttgttAGGTTCTTAAGAAGAAATCGGCAAATGCAATTTGATGAtagttataatatataatttaacacCTATTAAgcgtttttttaatttacatattttttttttaatatccaTCGACTTTTTCTAGTGTTGTTTATCCTATTGATATAAAGTGGAGCTGTAATGGGAGTAAGCAGTGCAGTAAATAAGTGCCGGTCAAGAGGGCTATATAGAAGAAGGAGCCAGAAGAGGATGGAGAATGTCAGGAGATGGGGGATAATTTACGCTTTAAAGTTTTGCATTTCTCTGATATTGTTGGggatataattttaattaaatttgcagagtTTTCTCTTTGCCACTTCGACTGTCCAGTCTGTTAAAAGCCTTGCTCCAATTTTGCCTTTTGCCCCTTGAAAACCCCCTCTTTGTCTGACACCGATAACACTTTTTAAAGTAGTTTTAGGTTGTGTGTGCAGCTTGTTGCAACTTGCACACGGCAGGCAACTCATCttcaactttaattaaatgtattgtttttttatccGCCGTATATAGTATGTGCGTGCATTCTTTCCACACGCTTCATTTGCCTCTGCCCCCCACATTTTCCCCTTGTGCACCCGCTCTCGGAGATCGCCGCAAAAGTTTGCTCAACTTTTGCGTTTTGTTCCACATGCTTGACGCACACTTCTCCAAGCCACATAGTTCGGTGAGCATGGGTAGCGGCACGGAGTTTTCAGGGGGGTTTCCAGGGGAGGTGGCAACTGGAGCGCATGTACcgctgcggtcaaaataatagattTCTTGCCCtctttttctaaaaaaaaatattttaattcagTTTCGAATGCGATATTATAAGAGGCTCTAAGGCtctttttgtcatttttgaaattgcatttaaaagttattttttaataaaatgattttttaactGTCAAACTCAGGGCTATTGTTGATAGAAAAATAGCagaaaaaatacttatattttaaattaagtttaactttaaattttatatttctttcaaaaaaattgtaattatgagtagaaaataattaaatttatttatgaatttaatatttcaagaGATATCtatttagaaatatataaacttttttagcTTATAACATTAtcaaaattacatttacaataaataattttgaaaataaaattattaaaaagatttggatttcaaattttgttgaacttcaaatgtaatatttctttcaaggaatttaaaaatagaaaattgtaGGGTTTGCTAATGACAATCAAGAAATTACATTTAcaagatattttataaattaaaacaattatttaattgttatttaagcgttttttaaaataaacttgtcAATTAACTACTACTAATGATGGGAAGTGGATCcttattaaaacatattagTATTACATTGATGTCTGCTTgccttttcaatttatttacatttttaatttaattcaaattgcatttattcaTCAATTGTGCTATTCAATGAACCCCTGCTGTACTATATATCGAAcctttttgtgtgtttgcgGGTCTGCCATGCATCGCGATGAGTTTTATGGTAGTCAACATGCAATTGTGCGATGCTCTTCACTTTTGCTAACTAACACGGTACATGGGAGATCCAATGGGGGATTGGGGGTGCTCGGATATGGGCGAACTGGTCCAaacgggggcgtggcaggcaGGCGGGTGGTTTATAGGCTGTGTGCTATTTGACAAAAGTTTGCCAGCTGCGCGAAGTTCTAATGAGCAAATTCTTTCGGGCAACAAAAGTGTGTTGTGTTTGGGCTGCAGATGAGAACAGAAAGGCGAGAAAGAAGTCAAGGAGAAATTCGGGGAGAAAGGGTGGAGGTGAAGAATTTCAACCAACTTTTCTCTTATCCGCTCTCTTTTCGCTTTTATTCTCGGAATTTTGAAAGTGCTGCAAGTTCTCGGTTTTATACTTTCCAGCCCCAGGTCTTATTCgcattatttcttaaattttctttaatccCTGGTATAGTCTTCTTTTCTATCAAATGGatctttgaaatattaaaatatacttgGACTTGAAAAAGATCTTTGGGAAGACAATTTTTGTCTTAAATTATCATGACTACCAATTtgtcaaacaaaaaccaaaagagATAACTAAACTTGCTattgttttagttatttagggataatgaaaaatattaaaaattaaaaaaaatgctcttttgttttcaatagtAAACCAGTTTTTTGTGtgcaatttatattataatacaaattttttttaatatgtgattatttttcaaatcgaAAATGAACCAtctaactattttaaaatattatatttttgtgaaatgCGTTTTTTTACATTTGTCCCTATTTGTTTATGTTATGAAAGTCacagaaataaacaaaagttattCAAGAGTTGTtcttgaacaaaaaaaaaacttgttttcatTCTTTAGTGTAATTGGGTAATTtctaatttgtaattttcaatCCATGGTTTTATTGCTTATTATTTGCCTGTGCTttacttatgttttctttacttttttcttccactttcatatattttttcttttaacattaaaattcgATTTGTTTCCGTTTTACctgttttaattgcatttcttGGGCTTTCTTTGTGAGTTCATTTCCTCGCAACTCGTTTCATTCTCTTGCTGCTCCTGTCGTCTTAACTTTGTTATCTTTCGTTGCTTATCCTTGTgtcattttcttattttcttaagCTTAAATAACTCCTTACTCTTTCGTTCTTTGCATTTGGTGGCCAAACCTTTGCATTTCTTGCAGCTTTCGTTTCCGGTTAATTTCCCATCATCTTATTGCCGTGgctttcttttaatttctttctgCCCAGTGCGGCATTTGCTCATTTTTTTGGCCGCACCCCCCCCCCGCCCCACATACATAAATTCCATCTGTTATCTGTCTTATCTGTTCTATTTATCTATATTTATTACCCGTCTTTGCTCACTTTCTCCCTGCGTTTCTTTTCTTCGTTCTTCTTGCTCATCCGATGGTCTTTAATCTGCTCCTTCATCGCTGATAGTTTCGTTCATTCCATTTTAATTCGTTTCTCATTTAAAATGTCTTACTTTAAATCCCACCCACCCCTTGACCCGTCTTGCAGCAAATTCTCCAGCCTGTCTTCACCCCTTCGAATCCTCGCTTTCCATTGTATCTGGATGAACTTCTTTACGGTTGCTTCTTCAACTTTACAGCGCTTATCGCCATCGGAAGCCAAGGCTGCTCCTTCGTGTCAGCCAGTGTTGCCAGATTTTGCCatattctaaataaaaatatgctaaaactaaaaaataaatagaagaaatcataaaaaaaaaagtttttaaatgattaaaactacaatcaaagccaaaattatgaaaactataaagaaaatcataatttttctttcattctacacaaatattaatttcttaatttacttagcaccaaaatttattttgtgtttgttaCGATGTAATAAATGGACTATATTgacctaaaaatatattctaaaTTCATGgctatagtttttttttataaggcattccattttaaaatatgccaGATCTCGCCTAACATAGGCTAAGTTGGCAACACTGGTTCCAGCTGCCCTCCACTTGCCCGACTACCCCTTTCATTTGCTTTCATTTCAGCTTGTCTAGCAGCAATCTACTTGAAGGATGCCACAATCTTTCGTCTGCTCCTGATGATTCTGATGCTGATGATGCGTCTTCATCCGCGTCCGCATCTTTGTCTTGTCCCTGCTCCTTGGTACTTGGTCCTCTCCTCGGTCCTGGTTTTATTCTTGGTCCTGGCCAGGAGCAGCATCAGCACTAGGCAACACTGAACAAAAAGTTAGCAAAAGGTtgctgtttaaatatttcaaaccAAACTCTAAATAACGCATTTCATGAATTCTTGAATACATGAAATCAAAATAGCCCCTGTTTATACGAATTCAGACGAATTCATGAAATAATTTTAGCAGAGATAccagacaattaaaattaagtccCAACCTAATTTACAAGTCTGGCACCTCTGCAGTGTTATTATTTAAGGTGATTAGCACTTTTAAGAGCGAACAGAAAAACCAATTAATAACATGGTTAAGTGAAGACTAagttaaacaattaataacCTTTATAATGGCATTAGAATAATTTATATAGATATGTAtatagaattttttaaaaaagttgttgtattttagttttaaaatcatattaacTTATCTTCCTATACAAATTGCAGATAAACAAGGATTTGCTgctatttttcataattttttctaaaatcacTTAGTAAAGAATGTAAATAagtaaattctaaaaaaaattttctgatGAGCACTTCACGTTCTTCTACTACTATTATTCTGACCGCAaccataattaatttttttgttttgaattaaaaattgtgcTTGCTTATCTCATTAAATATGAGCTCGAAGACAACCTTAGttcaaccaattttttttgctgtgtggCTTGAGAATGGCTCGCATCGGCATCAAACCAcaacaaattgcaaaaaacATTTCCATGCGACTTACTTACGTTTCTTTGTGGGTCCTACGGGCTGTCTGCTGGCTGTGCTTTGGTTGCCAGTGCTCCAGATCCTTGTGGATCCCCCTGATGTCCTGCCATCCTGCCACCCTGCCGCACTTGTCTGCCCAACTTAATGCCTATTTATTGCCCCTTTAATCCGATATGCCGTGAAGCAAAACGGGGGAAACTGCGAACTGGGAACCTGAGAACCTGGGATACTGGAAACTGAAATCGAGGACTTGAGGCATTCGAGTGAACTGGACGTTACTGGGAATCGCATTGCTTGGAATTGAATTGAATCTCCACCATTCGGTATTCgataatttaacaattacgCTAAGCACCAGCTGGAGCCCACAGACAAACTCACATGTGTGTGCACACAAGTGCAAACAATTATctaattgatttttgtattacaaaatttgttcagaAGTTCGAATCGAAATCATTTGAATTAGCAGCTAAACGTCTGCttctctttttaaaaacaaatgaaaacttaataatcgataaatatatatatcgttATATCTATCTACTGCTTATCGATAGTTAAACTATGGTCATTTAAGATAATGTTTTCTTCCTGTGCAACTCTTGTTCTTTCTAAACTTACACAACGATGTAATTATGGTCGcgtataaattaatttacttgaAATTTCTCCAACATATGTACTTCTTCAGTTCCTCGAgccgaatcgaatcgaattcAGATTTCAGTTGCAATTCCTTCGCCGATTTGCACTCATTGCTTAAGATGATTCgactatttcattaaaatgtgTTGCACACAACTTAAGTAAAGGGACAGCCTGGTAGCATAAAGGGTTATGAAGAAGAGGGTGGTGGGGCAGATGATTTCGTTCCATGGCAAAAACcaatatcaaatatttaagcacTTCAAATTGCTCGTTTGCACTTGCCAAAATAACTACGCAAAATTCAAGACGACGaaaacgacgacgacgacgaagaCCAAGATGATGAAGAAGTTCAAGTGGAAAACGGCAAAAGTATATGGTGCAGCTGACAGGAGCAGGAAGAAGGATATTCAGCATGTACTATAAAACACCACTGGGCTTGCCTCGTATGCATATTTTCAGGCTAAATTTGTCAATATGTTCCCAACTTTACAGCTGACTAATTTTAAAGGTTAGcactttaaaacttttaaagctttaaaaagaCAAAGATGTAGGTTTAATGCTTGACTTTGGGTGAATACTTAAGCAGGAAAAAATGTGCATGAAGAACCgttgttttatattatttaaccaaataacttaattttaaaaatacgaatttttagtaaaaaattTTCCTTCTAACTGAGAGAAATTCCatctcaaattaaaaatatactcttaatttatgtaatattataataaacatCAGCTTAGCAGCTGAAAATTCTAAAAGTTTTTTAGCCTTAAAGTagctttaaagtttaattagaAATTGCTAAAAGCAAATGTATTTTAGGTAGAATTCTAAGAAGTCGTGTGCCCATGGTGGGGTTAAATGAGCAAGAAGGGGTTAAGATATGGGGGCCCGCACACGCATTCACACGAAGGACGAAGAAGTCCTTctgtgtttctgtttctggctGCTGTTCCTGCTTATCCTTCGCTGGTTGCCAAGCAGTTGAGTCTGTTGCTGGcattatcaaaaatttaaagtttgccattatattatatttcctTAAGTTGCAAATTAAACCCCTCAAGTGCAAGCGGCCTCTGATGGCATATAAACGCACTGCGAGAAATGAAATGGTTTATGCtcatcataaaaaaaacttattatatttgtttttttggtggATTTATGATTTCTACTAAACTAGaactagttttaaatttaaatgctggaaaaatttagttctattttttattttaaaaatatattacagcCCCCTCCTACTCTTAAACAATTCATTtgatttactattttaaatatttacaaatttaattatggcCATATTGATAAACAGTTTTGACTTTGTGAAACTGGTTCCTACGCTTATAATCTAAGGCAACAAGGTTAATGGCCTCTTCCGCTGATAAATTGGGATACTCAGATCGGTCCTCGTATAAAAAGTGCACAGTCGATTTAATTATGTCCCCAACCTTGGAGCCCAATAATATGCCATACGAGGTGCCTTTGGCGATAATCTCGTCCAAATAGGCGTTCGGGTCGATATTTTCATCAtcttcgtcgtcgtcgtcttctGAAATGtgggaaaattttaaaaattaaattttctgatATCAAAATCTAATCTGAAAATAGTCACAgtaaaaaatttgatatttacatgtttaacataattaaacactttttaaatttgtacaacCTTTCCGcatagcttaaaaacttataGCTGCGCAACttagtataaatttaaaattaaggattatttgaaatatgctaaaaaaaacaaaaacttcatacaaaaataaataaataagaagaaTAACTAAATATCTTCAATAAAAGCTTAAATATGTTCAATCAATTTTGAATAATCCAATAAATATAGGCTAAACCTTGCAGTAGTAaaggaaatatataaataaataaaaacagtctTTTTTTTACCATCGTAGATGGTACGCATTTCCGCGATCAATCCCTTGGCGACTAGCTTGTCCCGAATGTCCTCGGCGTATTGCCAGTCGTCCAAATCCTTCAATACGATCATGCAATCGCTAACCGATTCCAGACCCGATGAAACCGCCTCGGCAACCACCACGCCATCCGTCCTCTCCTGCACGGGTCCATATCCATACTCATTCATCGATTCATAATTCGCACTGTGGACAAACAGGATGTTCGACTTGAACCGCGATCCGTTAAGCACCAGAATGGCTATGTTTGCCTTTCTTTTGTTCTCGAACATCACATATCCGTGATTTCCCTCGACCATCGAAGCCACAACTTTTCCGAATCGCCTGCATAGCCCAGCCAGTTCTGCGCGGGTGCAACTGGGCAGATTTCCCACGAATATGCGATTGTGTTGATCGGTTGGACCCCAGGTCAGCTGGAAACCTGCGATTTCAAAATCGTCCATGACTAAAGTATTTTTCTCAGGCAAAGCTTGTCAAATCTCCAAATATTTTGCACTCAGTGTGACCAGATATTGGAACGGGAATAATGCGTAAAACATGGTAATGCAATAGTGTTTTCAACATATTTCTTACGATAGCTCGAAAATGGGTAACCCTCCAAAAGGGTTTATAGGCTTTTGATATTGAATTGACTATTTAAATCATTCACGGAATCATAAGATTTGtttgacatatttttaaacgttaaattatttgttttacacAAAATTTCCCTCGTTGATGTATCGGCCCTGGTAATTtatcaaatgaaatttataacCGCGGAAGgaaggcttaaaaaaaatcctcctgctgatttaaaaataatggcaTGCATATAATTCTTATGTATTTCAACCATATAttccaaaatttgtttaaaagattaaatatttgttataaattatttttgacaaatatTTTCTAGGACTGGtacaagttttaaatgaaaaactgtGCCTATCAATCACAACAATTTGCCCTTTTTATCTTGAACTTTTGTTCAAATATGGTTCCACTTTTAATGTTAACAAGCATTATAATTTCACCTGATTGTTTGTACTTCTAGCGACCGGGAAAACTTATTTAGAATAACGTTGGGGgaagacaaaaaaaacaagcatGGTCCTTTCAAAggcgattatttttttttatttttgcttccGGCGTTGCCAccttatttataaattgttaagTTGGTTCATACATGAAATGGTCGAATTATTTCATGAAATAATTGCATAAAATGTATCTGGCATAAACACAGTTATAAAAAACTAGTTCtcaatatattaaaacttGGGCTTGCCGGAAATAGCGcgtatcatttaaaaatttccctCTGTGTACTTTTAACAACACATTCTGCGCCagaatggttttttttaacaagagCAGGACTCAGTCTCCAGCTTGAGTTGCAGTCTCAGATGGAGCTTAAGAATCCGCATCCGAATCCGAGTCCTGCCCATTGAAATGACCCACTTTCTGGTCTTTGGCTAAGGCAGAGCGTCGCCAGctcaaaaaaatgaaaaaaagaagGACGAAGGATGAAGCCCCCAAAGAAATCAAATGGAAGAGTTGTGCTACACAAAGCCAAAAAGCATCAGGATGAGAGCCGATGAGCCGACGACGACCAGATGAAATGAAGAGAAAGCGACGACCAAGTGCCTCTCGGCTTTTTTGAGTGTAAGTGTGAGTGCCAGGATAATGTGAGTGTAAGTGTGAGTGTAAATGTGAGTGCCAGGATAAACGAGTGTGCAGCAGCAAGGAGCAATGAGTGGAAGCTTCGGTGTGGTGAGTTTCGCTGCGACTCTCTTCTTTTGCAGATTTGCAGAAAACAGCGCGGAGCTTCAAGCCAGGCTCAAAGATTTACGGAAACAAAATAAGGATTTACATCAGAGATATGTTggttaaacataaaattatttttaattaaagtaacacaaaaatggtttaaatataaagtaaatcAAATCATGTTGAAGCAATACCATTTAAAGCGTCAGTCAAATATAACCaatcttaaataattaaataaggACTGACTTCACATcctcaaaatatttaattgtttaaacatAAAAGATAAAAGCTGCATGGGGATATCAGGGTTAAACAtcaagttattttaatttaagtaacacaaaaatgatttaaacataaatttaatcaaataaaataaatcaaatcaagtTGAAGCAAATCAAGTAAGCAATACCATTTGAAGAGTCAGTCAATAACATTaagcttaaataattaaaaaagaattgaaTTAATCCACTACTTTTTGACCATAagatgtatttttttttatttttgttatcaGATTAGGTTATGGGTTTCTGAAAATATGTTTGCCTATCTGAAGGCATTTTCGCTTTGGTTGGCTTAAATTCCTGTGAAATATAAATGATGGCCTTATAACCGGAATGATCACACTTGCAACCCCCacttacttttttttcctattttaagCCTCGTGGGCTTGACTTTTCCACTCGTTTTGGTTACGGATTTGGACTCCAGCGGGGGATGATCCGAGTTGTCTTGGCCCCCCCTGTCCCTGAACCCCTTGTCCCCTTTTTCCCCTGTCCCTTAACCCCTTGTCGCCCACTGGGCACACGGACATTACAATTGTAAGCATCAGTGTATGCGCTTGTATCTCTTTTCCTCTGTTTGTGCGTATAAATGTGGCATTGTGTGCGTGCGAGAGTATCTGTGTGGCGCGTGTTTGTGTTTCTAAGTTCGTTTGCTGCTGCTTCAGCTTCTGTGCTTCTctgcacttgaaaaaaaatatgctatacaaatttaattattgttttaagccCTGAGGTTGGGCTAAATATCTTCCCCTTTAAAGCCCTTTAAGAtctaaaaatttgttgtaaattatttagtatttcAGGAATGTTtcataaatggttttttttattctaacaaaaaataaacgttATTTTCCATATACAAGCCTTTAAAactcttaaaatttttagagaCTAGGAATGTatggttttcaaaaaataccTCTTTCGGCATTAGTTTTTGGGTTTcctaatttaatattctttccttacatttatttgaaatgGTTTGCTTTGTGAGGTTTATTTAttgcaaagaaaaacaaaattttaaaacattgtatTAAAGAATACATTAGGAATTTTAAGAGACTTGAAACCACGTAAATAGAGTGTGctcttaattatttattgatttctttaaatacattttaacgTAGAGAACATAGTGCTAGGCTGCAAAgcttttaaattctttattgTCGCAAatattatgtaattttttcgCTGAGCGTACTCCTGCTAACAACTCAGCGTTAAAGTTTTTGCGGTAATGGCGCTCTGGGACGTCGGCGACTGATGGACTGTCACGGGCGGTAGGGCGGCAGGGCGGCAGGGCGGTTCATTGGGGTTGTCCCTAGTCAAATGGTATGGTATCCATCCCTGAcacaagaagaagaagaaacagCAGCCCATTAGGCGAGTGCGTATTACTTGTGTAGCTGTAGCCCGTAATCTTGCCTCTCGATTGTTTGCCGTTGCCCGCCAACATctagaaatatatatgtatattttatatatatatttttccttttctccAGTTTCTCTAGTGCCCTCTCGTTTTCCACCGCCGCTCGtggaataattttaattgaaattacgAAAAGCAAAATTACACGCCAGCAAAAGGGCAGCGCGACTATACAGtacacatatttatatatacatatacatatataagtGCCGGATTTTGCGGGCCTAGTCCATGGACTCTAGATCTTCGGCTGAATTAtcattttaaatcattttgtgTGCGACcacaaaagtatgcaaataaaatgccaCCATACATTTTCGGGGGGCCATTTACAGGGTACCACAAAATGGTAATGACCAATGACCAGCACATATAAGCCACCGAAATCCGCTCATGGCGCTGAAtgcatatttgtttttagctCGAGAAGAGCAAACAATACAGGATTTCCCATCTTTGTTGAAGGGAGaacactttaaaaatagtCAGGCAGGCAGTTTggattgctttaaaaattctttccTAGACTGCAATTTCAATCATTTAAATGCCTTACTGAGTGTTACTAAAAATGGAATGTATGTGCTATTTACATACATCTTATTTTGGCAGAATCGAATTTTATAGCTagattttaaagtatatttcatatatttttaacaaatgtagctatatatatttttacataaatttgtatatttaaattagttcCTGTGAATATTTTTAGTGTTTAACCATTAActtcttcgtttttttttagttttagaatGCCGCAGTTCCGTAGATTGTCCGATTGTCCGCTGTCCGTTTGTCTGCTCTCTACCATCTTGTGCTTTGTTTTAATACGGtcgctttgtttttgttttgcttttattatgaaaattatttcGTGCATTCCTGGCCTATAAAGCCGGGCCGTAAAAAAAGGGGGCACTTGGAATGAAAATCGCGTGGCAACTAGACCGACCAGGGCTGCGGAAAAAATGAACAACTGAAAGctgaatgaaaaaaatgtatcacaAAATGgaatgataaaaataaaattagttttaataaagtcAAAAAGCCACAGGAAGCGTGCTGCTGCGAAAGATGCCACAATGGAAGTTGAATTTGAAAAGCAAATGAAACTGAATTAAATGTGGGCATGGAAAAACACGGAGGAATTAAAACGGGAAAACTAGGACAAAATTACGAGATATTATTAAACAATGGCTGGCCTTATGATAGCGAATTACGCTgccaaattatttgtttggatCCTTCCCGAAACTTATTGGCAATAAACACCAAAGAAAATATCGAAGAAAAAGCCTCTCTTAACTCAAAATTCACTTTGgtggcaaaattaaataaatcgaaatttgtacattta includes these proteins:
- the LOC128264408 gene encoding uncharacterized protein LOC128264408, with amino-acid sequence MDDFEIAGFQLTWGPTDQHNRIFVGNLPSCTRAELAGLCRRFGKVVASMVEGNHGYVMFENKRKANIAILVLNGSRFKSNILFVHSANYESMNEYGYGPVQERTDGVVVAEAVSSGLESVSDCMIVLKDLDDWQYAEDIRDKLVAKGLIAEMRTIYDEDDDDEDDENIDPNAYLDEIIAKGTSYGILLGSKVGDIIKSTVHFLYEDRSEYPNLSAEEAINLVALDYKRRNQFHKVKTVYQYGHN